In a genomic window of Quercus lobata isolate SW786 chromosome 4, ValleyOak3.0 Primary Assembly, whole genome shotgun sequence:
- the LOC115987944 gene encoding serine carboxypeptidase-like 40: protein MESKPFCWILLSLLILSCFVSQTHEKMQEQTLAYLHNSILKKISGFDTSFFEALNSFNETNVHPQEGLKERDRIERLPGQEQVNFSQYGGYVTVDKLAGRALYYYFVEAHHSKDSLPLLLWLNGGPGCSSLAYGAMQELGPFRVHSDGKTLYDNKFSWNNAANVLFLESPAGVGFSYSNTTLDYSTNGDRRTAGDNYVFLLNWLKRFPEYKNRDFYVAGESYAGHYVPQLAHTILFHNKKASKTIINLKGIIIGNAVINDETDTQGMLDYLETHAIVSDQDVYQLQKYCNFSSNASTQSHECIAASEAASKDISYINIYNIYAPLCSSSNLTAQPKKTSIFKFDPCSEYYVYAYMNRPEVQEALHANVTRLTHDWEPCSNVIQKWVDSPSTIIPHLQELMANGIRVWIFSGDIDGRVPVTSTKYSINKMKLPIKTAWHPWFLTKDQVGGYTQVYEGDLTFATVREAGHQVPSYQPARAFSLIKHFLEGKPLPDISRHN, encoded by the exons ATGGAAAGTAAACCTTTTTGTTGGATTCTTCTATCCTTGCTCATTCTTTCATGCTTCGTGTCTCAAACTCATGAAAAAATGCAAGAACAAACTCTAGCCTATCTTCACAATTCCATATTGAAGAAAATTTCTGGCTTCGACACGAGTTTTTTCGAGGCACTCAACAGTTTCAATGAAACTAATGTTCATCCTCAGGAGGGGTTGAAGGAGAGAGATAGGATTGAGAGATTGCCTGGACAAGAACAAGTGAATTTCTCTCAATATGGTGGCTATGTCACGGTGGATAAATTAGCTGGTCGTGCACTTTATTATTACTTTGTTGAAGCTCACCATTCTAAGGATTCATTGCCTCTTCTTCTTTGGCTTAATGGAG GTCCTGGTTGTTCATCTCTTGCTTATGGAGCAATGCAAGAGCTCGGACCATTTCGTGTGCACAGTGATGGCAAAACACTTTACGACAACAAATTTTCATGGAATAATG CCGCAAATGTTTTGTTCCTTGAATCTCCTGCCGGGGTAGGATTTTCGTATTCCAACACAACATTGGATTATAGTACAAATGGGGATAGAAGAACTGCAGGAGATAATTATGTGTTTTTGTTGAATTGGCTGAAAAGATTTCCTGAGTACAAGAATCGTGATTTTTATGTTGCTGGAGAAAGCTATGCCGGGCATTATGTTCCTCAACTTGCTCATACTATTCTCTTCCATAATAAGAAAGCTAGCAAGACCATTATCAACCTCAAAGGAATCATT ATTGGAAATGCAGTGATCAACGATGAAACAGATACGCAAGGAATGCTTGATTACCTTGAGACCCATGCAATCGTTTCAGACCAAGATGTGtatcaattacaaaaatattgcaACTTCTCATCCAATGCCTCCACTCAGTCTCATGAGTGCATTGCGGCCAGTGAAGCAGCGTCGAAAGATATTTCCTACATCAATATCTATAACATTTATGCTCCCTTGTGCTCCTCTTCCAATCTCACAGCTCAACCCAAGAAAACATCC ATATTTAAATTTGATCCATGCAGCGAGTACTATGTATATGCTTATATGAATAGGCCTGAAGTTCAAGAAGCCCTACATGCCAATGTTACTAGACTCACACATGACTGGGAACCATGTAGTAATGTCATACAAAAATGGGTTGATAGTCCATCAACCATCATTCCCCATTTGCAGGAGCTCATGGCCAATGGCATTCGAGTGTGGATTTTCag TGGTGATATTGATGGAAGGGTACCTGTTACTTCAACAAAATACTCTATAAACAAAATGAAGCTTCCTATAAAGACTGCATGGCATCCTTGGTTCCTCACTAAAGATCAG GTTGGTGGCTATACACAAGTGTATGAGGGAGACCTAACATTTGCGACAGTAAGAGAAGCAGGACATCAAGTGCCAAGCTACCAGCCTGCGAGAGCATTTTCTTTGATCAAACACTTCCTTGAAGGCAAACCACTTCCTGATATCAGTAGacataattaa